From Scomber scombrus chromosome 6, fScoSco1.1, whole genome shotgun sequence, the proteins below share one genomic window:
- the zgc:123278 gene encoding tumor susceptibility gene 101 protein produces MPYYKETIKKMLPKTYLRKYVAHEIYMALTHFKTLQPMMDKYVYNDGTTKVLMRLSGTIPVMFKDRSYNIPICLWVEDSYPQTAPICYVRPTPDMWIVTGKFISSDGEVKLPYLQEWKQGECDLVNLLQVMAATFGEFPPLCKQYPELQQASCWQQYHRQAEVLSMADGSLYLSLAREEGQQENETNC; encoded by the exons ATGCCATACTACAAAGAAACAATCAAGAAAATGCTCCCTAAG ACATATCTTCGCAAATATGTGGCCCATGAAATATATATGGCACTGACTCACTTCAAAACTCTTCAACCCATGATGGATAAATATG TTTACAATGACGGAACCACAAAGGTCTTGATGCGTCTAAGCGGAACTATTCCTGTCATGTTTAAAG ACCGGAGCTACAACATCCCTATATGCCTGTGGGTTGAGGATAGCTACCCCCAGACTGCCCCCATCTGCTACGTCAGACCTACGCCTGACATGTGGATAGTAACAGGAAAGTTTATCTCCAGCGATGGTGAAGTCAAGCTGCCGTACCTGCAGGAGTGGAAACAG GGTGAGTGTGACCTAGTGAACCTACTGCAGGTGATGGCTGCGACATTTGGAGAATTTCCTCCATTATGTAAGCAGTATCCAGAGCTTCAACAAGCCTCTT gttggCAACAGTATCACAGGCAAGCAGAAGTACTTTCAATGGCAGACGGAAGTTTGTATTTGTCTTTGGCCAGAGAAGAAGGTCagcaagaaaatgaaacaaattgtTAG
- the hrasb gene encoding HRas proto-oncogene, GTPase b has translation MTEYKLVVVGAGGVGKSALTIQLIQNHFVDEYDPTIEDSYRKQVVIDGETCLLDILDTAGQEEYSAMRDQYMRTGEGFLCVFAINNTKSFEDIHQYREQIKRVKDSDDVPMVLVGNKCDLPARTVDTRQAHELARSYGIPYIETSAKTRQGVEDAFYTLVREIRQHKLRKLNPPDESGQDCMSCRCVVS, from the exons ATGACGGAGTATAagctggtggtggtgggagcTGGAGGCGTTGGCAAAAGTGCACTCACCATCCAGCTCATCCAGAACCACTTTGTGGATGAATATGACCCCACCATAGAG gaTTCCTACAGGAAACAGGTGGTGATTGACGGGGAGACCTGCCTGCTAGATATCCTGGACACTGCAGGTCAGGAGGAGTACAGTGCCATGAGGGACCAGTACATGAGGACAGGAGAGGGCTTCCTCTGTGTCTTCGCCATCAACAACACCAAGTCCTTTGAGGACATCCACCAGTACAG AGAACAGATTAAACGTGTAAAGGACTCAGATGATGTTCCAATGGTGCTTGTGGGAAACAAATGTGACCTCCCGGCACGCACAGTGGACACAAGGCAAGCCCATGAACTCGCCCGCTCCTACGGCATCCCTTACATTGAGACCTCTGCCAAGACACGACAG GGAGTAGAGGACGCCTTCTACACACTGGTCAGGGAAATCAGACAACATAAGCTGAGGAAGCTGAACCCGCCCGATGAGAGTGGTCAGGACTGTATGAGCTGTCGCTGTGTGGTGTCATGA
- the lrrc56 gene encoding leucine-rich repeat-containing protein 56, translating to MSSYHGSVPQEIRPGTARVLVTELSGSGNINPTPAMKPCEDSDTAVELYLSPQKLKSLCGTSDLSQVTSLEICVDTQENPLGNFGAYLPKLVQLKMNNSTILSVRDLGTTLFHLQVLWMSRCCLQDLDGISTLSSLKELYLAYNSVSDLSQVGMLENLQLLDLEGNDVDDLVQVQYLGLCNKLRTLTLGGNPVCIRPNPTATQTTDYSYRAAVRELVPQLSYLDDVRVEDDGLGSSSNMGEDWAILRNSIRDCNSSQAATEDEETADSACPYSRPSSARRPSSSILPLSSAGSRPLTGSRPMSVTRPGVLSPSGSRPGSADSDLAAVEADTSILTHGAGKILFCGNPVQAIRARREKLRTAPTRSTFTPRDLPIHVPEHTYDLEETNVKERSDLFAELRAWREQHSRRLQEIKRERLPQVLAIQHNDEEGGEEEDDEEECFDLLNREALSPDVARLSLSPDTTLSPSPPLSATEASGNRKLPGIRARRLRLSQATSERLPYTSSVGRPPGICTSTADADLTLKSVQQVKRTKVPLLPSPAHTPHPPTTMEGGVHMDSCAKMDVLSVKAGNKHQMSKLLDRPAITRPHTARAALQKHHQHSIFQPCRESSHPD from the exons ATGAGTAGCTATCATGGCTCTGTGCCCCAAGAGATCCGACCTGGTACAGCAAGGGTCCTGGTGACTGAGCTGAGTGGATCAGGCAACATCAACCCAACTCCTGCCATGAAACCCTGTGAAGACTCTGACACTGCAGTGGAGCTTTACCTCTCTCCACAAAAGCTG AAATCCCTGTGTGGAACTTCGGACCTCTCCCAGGTGACCTCGCTGGAGATCTGCGTAGACACACAAGAAAACCCACTGGGTAACTTTG GTGCCTACCTGCCCAAGCTGGTGCAGCTCAAAATGAACAACAGCACGATCTTGTCAGTAAG AGACCTGGGAACCACCCTGTTCCACCTGCAGGTGCTATGGATGTCTCGCTGCTGCCTACAAGACCTAGATGGCATTTcaactctctcctctctcaag GAGTTGTACTTGGCCTATAACAGTGTGTCAGACCTGAGTCAGGTTGGCATGCTGGAGAACCTGCAGCTGTTAGATCTGGAGGGAAATGATGTTGACGACCTGGTCCAGGTTCAGTACCTGGGGTTGTGTAACAAACTCCGGACCCTCACCCTGGGGGGGAACCCTGTGTGTATACGCCCAAACCCCACTGCAACCCAG ACGACTGACTATAGTTATCGGGCTGCAGTGAGGGAGTTGGTCCCTCAGCTAAGTTACCTAGACGATGTAAGGGTGGAGGACGATGGGCTGGGCTCCAGCAGCAACATGGGAGAAGACTGGGCCATTCTCCGAAACTCCATCCGAGACTGCAACTCCTCTCAGGCTGCTACTGAGGAcg AGGAGACAGCAGACAGTGCATGTCCTTATAGCAGACCCAGTTCTGCCAGACGCCCATCTTCCAGCATCTTGCCCCTCTCATCAGCAGGCTCCAGACCCCTCACTGGCTCCAGACCCATGTCAGTGACCAGGCCTGGAGTTCTCTCCCCTTCTGGATCCAGACCTGGCTCTGCAGACTCAGACTTAGCAGCAGTGGAAGCAGACACCAGCATCCTGACACATG GGGCCGGCAAGATCCTGTTCTGTGGAAACCCTGTCCAGGCTATTCGAGCAAGGCGAGAAAAGTTGAGG ACGGCACCCACCAGGTCTACTTTCACACCCCGTGACCTGCCCATCCATGTACCAGAACACACATATGACCTTGAGGAGACTAATGTGAAAGAGCGTAGTGATTTGTTTGCTGAACTTAGAGCTTGGAGGGAGCAGCACAGCAG GCGTCTccaggaaataaagagagaaagattaCCGCAAGTACTGGCTATTCAGCATAATGATGAGGAAGGtggtgaggaagaggatgatgaagaggaatGTTTTG accTGCTTAACAGAGAAGCCTTATCCCCTGATGTGGCTCGACTGTCCTTGTCTCCAGACACCAcactttctccttctccccctctcAGTGCCACAGAAGCTTCTGGTAATCGGAAGCTACCCGGAATCCGTGCACGGAGGCTTCGACTCAGCCAGGCCACTTCAGAACGCTTGCCTTATACCAGCAGTGTAGGGCGCCCCCCTGGGATTTGTACAAGTACAGCAGACGCAGACCTGACACTCAAGAGCGTCCAGCAGGTGAAGAGGACCAAAGTGCCTCTACTACCATCGCCTGCACATACACCTCACCCACCTACAACCATGGAGGGTGGAGTGCACATGGATTCATG TGCGAAGATGGACGTACTTAGTGTAAAGGCTGGCAACAAGCATCAGATGTCCAAACTCCTGGACAGACCAGCAATTACTCGCCCTCACACAGCCAGGGCAGCTCTACAGAAACATCACCAGCACTCCATTTTCCAACCCTGCAGAGAGAGTTCACACCCAGACTGA